A stretch of Zootoca vivipara chromosome 13, rZooViv1.1, whole genome shotgun sequence DNA encodes these proteins:
- the LOC118095459 gene encoding vomeronasal type-2 receptor 26-like codes for MIKLCIKYVFDTEHNSHSSIVPKYYQHITALAFAVKEINENPHILPNLTLGFNIYDSHNNARKTYYATMLLLSALERFIPNYIKNNQENLIAVIGGLDAHISINMANLLNNYKIPQLIYGSVPLMNDETTGHSFYQMVPHEALQYTGILSLLLYFRWTWIGVLIMDDENGERFLQTVLPLFSQKGVCYAFIKRVPLFTDHSQINQVVEHGEEIYNEVMNSAANVALFYGESKSTVFLRWIPYFAENPPCIPKAMVWITTAQMELTSQVFQRDWETEIFHGVLSFTIHSSDLPEFKPFVERRNPSSTKRDDFIRDFWQQAFGCVFPDADMADVEENICTGEEKLESLPAPFFEMSLNGHSYSIYNAVYAIAYALHDMSSSRLKQRAMESKRGLEHQNQKLWQLHHFLRSVSFNNSAGDTVSFDQNGEIVAGFDVINWIVSPNQSFHRVKVGRVDPNQVFTINADAITWYSGFNQSQPLSLCNERCHPGFRKKVKDGKPFCCYDCIPCPEGKISDKEDMNDCNKCSEEEYPNTNRDMCIPKEVSFLSFEETLGSILVCFIFSFSLATALVLWTFLKHHSTPIVKANNRDLTYTLLIALLFCFLCALLFIGKPEKVTCLLRQTTFGIIFSVAVSCVLAKTITVVLAFMATKPGSKMRKWVGKRTTTSIVAFGSLIQAAVCTVWLGFSPPFPDVDTHSLTKEVVLECNEGSVSMFYCVLGYMGFLAIVSFTVAFLARKLPDSFNEAKFITFSMLVFCSVWLSFIPSYLSTKGKYMVAVEIFSILASSAGLLCCIFAPKCYIIVLRPELNNREHLIRNKA; via the exons ATGATTAAACTATGTATAAAATATGTTTTTGATACAGAACACAATTCTCATTCCAGCATAGTGCCCAAGTATTACCAACACATCACAGCCTTGGCATTTGCAGTAAAGGAGATCAATGAAAACCCTCATATCTTACCCAATCTCACGTTGGGATTCAACATCTATGACAGCCATAACAATGCAAGGAAGACCTATTATGCCACAATGCTGCTTCTATCAGCTCTGGAAAGATTTATCCCTAACTACATAAAGAACAACCAGGAAAATCTAATTGCTGTCATTGGGGGACTGGATGCCCACATTTCCATTAACATGGCAAATCTATTGAATAACTATAAGATTCCGCAG CTCATATATGGCTCTGTTCCATTGATGAATGATGAAACTACAGGGCATTCCTTCTACCAGATGGTCCCCCATGAAGCCCTTCAATATACAGGGATTCTTTCTTTGCTTCTATATTTCAGATGGACATGGATTGGAGTCCTTATAATGGATGATGAAAACGGTGAAAGATTTTTGCAAACTGTGTTACCACTCTTTTCCCAGAAAGGTGTCTGCTATGCATTCATAAAAAGAGTCCCCCTATTCACTGATCACTCTCAAATTAACCAAGTAGTAGAACACGGTGAGGAAATATATAATGAAGTAATGAATAGTGCAGCAAATGTTGCTCTGTTTTATGGAGAATCAAAATCAACGGTGTTTTTGAGATGGATTCCATATTTTGCAGAAAATCCACCATGTATACCAAAAGCTATGGTATGGATAACAACAGCCCAAATGGAGCTCACTTCACAAGTGTTTCAAAGGGACTGGGAAACAGAAATATTTCATGGTGTCCTATCCTTCACAATCCACTCCAGCGACCTCCCAGAATTCAAACCATTTGTTGAGAGAAGAAATCCTTCCAGTACAAAAAGAGACGATTTCATCAGGGACTTCTGGCAACAGGCCTTCGGCTGTGTATTCCCAGATGCAGATATGGCAGATGTGGAGGAGAATATATGCACTGGGGAGGAGAAATTGGAGAGCCTTCCAGCACCATTCTTTGAGATGAGCCTGAATGGCCACAGCTATAGCATCTACAACGCTGTCTATGCTATAGCCTATGCTTTACATGACATGTCCTCATCTAGACTCAAACAGAGAGCAATGGAAAGTAAAAGGGGACTGGAGCATCAGAACCAAAAGTTGTGGCAG CTCCATCATTTCCTCAGAAGTGTCTCCtttaacaacagtgctggagaCACAGTTTCCTTTGACCAGAATGGGGAGATAGTGGCTGGATTTGATGTGATCAACTGGATTGTTTCCCCAAACCAATCATTTCACAGAGTGAAAGTTGGAAGGGTGGATCCCAACCAAGTGTTTACCATCAATGCGGATGCCATAACATGGTACAGTGGGTTTAACCAG TCACAGCCACTTTCTTTATGTAATGAGAGGTGCCATCCTGGCTTTAGGAAGAAAGTGAAGGACGGGAAACCATTTTGCTGTTATGATTGCATCCCATGTCCTGAAGGGAAGATTTCAGACAAGGAGG ACATGAATGATTGTAATAAATGCTCAGAAGAAGAATATCCGAACACGAATCGGGATATGTGCATTCCGAAGGAAGTAAGCTTCTTGTCCTTTGAAGAAACTTTGGGGAGCATTTTagtctgttttattttttccttttctttggctACAGCTCTGGTGCTGTGGACATTTCTAAAGCACCATAGCacacccattgtcaaagccaacaatcgggacctcacctacactctcctcatcgcccttctcttctgcttcctttgtgcattgCTATTCATCGGAAAGCCTGAGAAGGTAACATGCCTCCTCCGACAAACAACATTTGGCATCATTTTCTCAGTAGCTGTTTCTTGTGTGTTAGCAAAAACCATCACAGTagttctggctttcatggccaccaaaccaggatccaagatgaggaagtgggtggggaagagaacaaCCACTTCCATTGTGGCTTTCGGCTCCCTTATTCAAGCCGCTGTCTGTACTGTGTGGCTGGGATTCTcacccccattcccagatgttgACACACACTCGTTGACTAAAGAAGTTGTACTAGAATGTAATGAGGGATCTGTGTctatgttttactgtgtcctgggctacatgggcttcctggctatTGTCAGCTTCACTGTGGCTTTCCTTGCCAGGAAGTTACCTGATAGTTTCAATGAAGcaaagttcatcactttcagcatgttggtcttttgcagtgtttggttatccTTTATTCCCTCCTACCTTAGTAccaagggaaaatacatggttgctgtggagatcttttctatcttagcctccagtgcCGGTCTGCTTTGCTGCATCTTTgcccccaaatgctacattattgtgttacggcctgagctgaacaacaggGAACATCTAATAAGAAATAAGGCCTGA
- the LOC132592953 gene encoding vomeronasal type-2 receptor 26-like, which translates to MDFAVKEINENPQMLPNLTLGFHIYDSYNNARRTYQATMLLLSALERFIPNYICDKLKNLIAVIGGLDSEISMNMATLLNIYKVPQSQPLSLCNERCHPGFRKKLKEGEPFCCYDCIPCPEGKISDQEDMNDCNQCSEEEYPNNNRDVCIPKDISFLTYGEPLGIILACFALSFSFITALVLGTFLKHHNTPIVKANNRDLTYTLLISLLLCFLSALLFIGRPERAFCLLQQTAFGIIFSVAISCILAKTFTVVLAFMATKPGSRMRKWVGKRMTNAIVVSCSLIQIGVCTAWLGSSPPFPDVDTHSWAFLARKLPDSFNEAKFITFSMLVFCSVWISFFPSYLSTKGKYMVAVEIFSILASSAGLLTCIFAPKCYIIVLR; encoded by the exons ATGGACTTCGCAGTAAAGGAGATCAATGAAAATCCTCAGATGTTACCCAACCTCACTTTGGGCTTCCACATTTATGACAGCTATAACAATGCCAGGAGGACCTATCAGGCCACAATGCTGCTTCTATCAGCACTGGAGAGATTCATCCCAAACTACATTTGTGATAAACTGAAAAATCTGATAGCAGTTATTGGGGGACTGGATTCTGAAATTTCCATGAATATGGCAACTCTCCTGAATATCTATAAGGTTCCACAG TCTCAGCCTCTTTCGTTATGTAATGAGAGGTGCCACCCTGGCTTTAGGAAGAAATTGAAAGAGGGAGAGCCATTTTGCTGTTATGAttgcatcccatgtccagaagggaagatttcagatCAGGAGG atatgaATGACTGCAATCAATGTTCAGAAGAAGAATATCCAAACAATAATCGGGATGTGTGTATTCCCAAGGATATAAGCTTTTTGACTTATGGAGAACCTTTGGGGATCATTCTGGCctgttttgccctttctttttctttcatcacAGCTCTGGTCCTGGGAACATTTTTGAAGCATCACAACacacccattgtcaaagccaacaaccgggacctcacctacactcttctcatctccctcctgctctgcttcctttctgcaCTGTTGTTCATCGGCCGACCTGAAAGGGCATTCTGTCTCCTTCAACAgactgcttttggcatcatcttctcagtggccaTTTCTTGTATACTGGCAAAAACTTTCACAGTagttctggctttcatggccaccaaaccaggatctaggatgaggaagtgggtggggaagagaatgaCCAATGCCATTGTGGTTTCCTGTTCCCTTATTCAAATAGGTGTCTGTACTGCTTGGCTGGGATCCTCACCCCCATTCCCTGATGTTGACACGCACTCATGGGCTTTCCTTGCCAGGAAGTTACcggacagtttcaatgaagccaagttcatcactttcagtaTGCTGGTCTTTTGTAGTGTTTGGATATCTTTCTTTCCAAGCTACCTCAGTACCAAGGGGAAATATATGGTAGCggtggagatcttctctatcttaGCCTCTAGTGCTGGTCTTCTGACTTGCATTTTCGCCccgaaatgctacattattgtgttgcgg